A genomic region of Tsukamurella pulmonis contains the following coding sequences:
- a CDS encoding nuclear transport factor 2 family protein, translated as MTSISAQVHTDVAQLYSRHMRAMDEGRVTDWTADFTDSATFTTNARPDTQEGRCNIATEARDAANKLRDSGDRRRHCLTNLELCYVDGDTTRLRADSYAVVVRTPQGGPSAVEFLCTCTDYLVFEAGRWSIERRVVQRDDLPRLPTEGAI; from the coding sequence ATGACCTCAATCTCTGCGCAGGTTCACACAGATGTCGCCCAGCTGTACAGCCGTCATATGCGGGCTATGGATGAAGGTCGCGTCACTGATTGGACCGCCGACTTTACTGATTCCGCGACCTTCACGACGAACGCACGTCCGGATACTCAGGAAGGGCGGTGCAACATCGCCACCGAGGCTCGCGACGCCGCGAATAAACTACGGGACTCTGGCGACCGTCGACGACATTGCTTGACGAACCTGGAACTGTGCTACGTAGATGGCGACACCACCAGACTACGGGCTGATAGCTATGCTGTAGTAGTCCGTACACCCCAAGGTGGACCGTCGGCTGTAGAATTCTTGTGCACGTGCACGGACTACCTGGTATTCGAAGCGGGCCGCTGGTCGATAGAACGGCGTGTTGTTCAACGTGACGACTTGCCGCGGCTTCCCACAGAAGGCGCCATATAG
- a CDS encoding DUF6262 family protein, with product MKTSSDARTQHLVAARRAAAAGKQTATLDKIDEMVTHGEQVSFTSVHRAARVSTWFVYNNPTVRLAIETAIQSQSNQNLDKDGGSNDTVDDRTAQGLRTELANARGEIRDLRGERDRLRRRVQRNLGDQLDATSAQDLAKELCRIEDENTRLRKELHAATAEIAIVKRERDVAIADRDGAQLALRQMIRKVPN from the coding sequence ATGAAGACATCGTCTGACGCACGAACGCAACACTTAGTCGCAGCACGCCGTGCCGCCGCGGCGGGAAAACAGACCGCCACGTTGGACAAAATCGACGAAATGGTGACCCACGGCGAACAAGTAAGCTTCACGAGCGTCCACCGCGCCGCGCGTGTATCAACCTGGTTTGTCTACAATAACCCCACTGTACGGCTGGCAATCGAAACAGCCATTCAATCGCAATCCAACCAAAATCTTGACAAGGACGGCGGCTCGAACGACACGGTCGATGATCGCACCGCTCAAGGTCTACGCACTGAACTGGCGAATGCGAGAGGTGAAATCCGTGATCTGCGTGGCGAACGTGATCGCCTTCGCCGTCGTGTGCAGCGAAACCTCGGGGACCAGCTCGATGCAACAAGCGCACAAGACCTTGCCAAGGAACTTTGCCGCATTGAAGACGAGAACACCCGTCTTCGGAAAGAACTGCACGCCGCCACCGCAGAAATCGCCATCGTCAAGCGCGAACGTGACGTTGCGATCGCCGACCGAGACGGTGCGCAACTTGCTCTGCGTCAAATGATAAGAAAGGTCCCAAATTAA
- a CDS encoding tyrosine-type recombinase/integrase, whose product MTVIAFDPPEKAVPAATHQSWDEFVAAALDQQPWRPDEWDPDSFSFVGSLESAQTGISICLRDGCEVVVDGDTQLCTGCRKAKGKLPPGATLPPRRLHGRRSTDPGAAGRFTLAALTPALRNEILYGLQDRDRQQIAIRPMHVRCLVSRLPAAATTLLDQDDTHYTGMPRAVLRSLQQALRRLELRHRGEDGTEGDIWDCALVGLVSHRDRSYVAVTGSLDFTVVRQQWLRDLTRDVLRSLRPNVAECQRYIQAAELASVALTGRRNGNAPESLNAGDMAEICRTIAAAVNPKTDRPYSATHSQAIIGWWRRLTEHARSSGLMDHIPGTFAVRPEHTPRRPSAAEDDLGRAIPEEWTAYLDGQLHLLGTTSSFTPKGWDLDDVRQMYKVFYQVLRDTGRRPSEIARLSDNPIEYIRDQPSLIYDNTKAGRHKRRLPIDTSTADVIEAWRQRLWTLYLPTACVGYLFPALGGRNKERREHMNSSQFRKIFNAWAEIIPPPQGFSEPAASFRAEDLELYGFRHAYAQRHADNGTPVDVLRDLMDHREVSTTMGYYQVTLTRKQKAVALVSKMAVDRTGTAAPFAGELSYERASVATAYGNCTEPSNVKAGGQSCPIRFQCSGCSFYRSDPSYLAAIEQQVAQLRADRAIALTVDAAGWVTDNLDAQIKSYEQIADTMRKQLAALPESEKTAIESACTDLRKARQAAIIPIGSLRRRLDEDIV is encoded by the coding sequence ATGACCGTCATTGCGTTCGACCCGCCCGAGAAGGCGGTTCCCGCTGCCACACATCAGAGTTGGGACGAGTTCGTCGCAGCAGCTCTCGACCAGCAGCCATGGCGTCCCGACGAATGGGACCCTGACAGTTTCTCGTTCGTCGGATCGCTCGAATCCGCGCAAACAGGGATCTCCATCTGCCTGCGCGATGGATGTGAGGTAGTCGTCGACGGCGACACCCAATTATGTACTGGCTGCCGAAAAGCAAAAGGCAAGCTCCCCCCTGGAGCGACGCTACCTCCGCGAAGGCTGCACGGTCGGCGCAGCACCGATCCGGGAGCTGCGGGCCGGTTCACGCTGGCCGCGCTAACACCAGCCCTTCGAAACGAGATCCTGTACGGCCTGCAGGACCGTGACCGGCAACAAATCGCGATCAGGCCAATGCATGTGCGGTGCTTGGTCAGTCGCCTTCCTGCGGCCGCGACAACTCTCCTTGATCAAGATGACACGCACTACACCGGGATGCCGCGAGCGGTACTGAGGTCGTTGCAACAGGCGTTGCGCCGCCTTGAACTTCGCCACAGGGGCGAGGATGGCACCGAAGGCGATATCTGGGACTGTGCCCTTGTTGGATTGGTCTCGCACCGCGACCGAAGCTATGTCGCCGTCACCGGCAGTCTTGACTTCACCGTAGTCCGGCAACAGTGGCTTAGGGATCTCACCCGCGACGTGCTCAGGTCCCTGCGGCCGAACGTCGCCGAGTGTCAGCGGTACATTCAAGCTGCAGAGCTCGCGAGCGTTGCGCTGACGGGGCGACGCAACGGCAACGCCCCAGAAAGCCTCAATGCCGGAGACATGGCGGAGATATGCCGCACCATCGCGGCGGCGGTCAATCCGAAGACCGACCGCCCATACTCCGCCACCCACAGCCAGGCGATCATCGGTTGGTGGCGCCGATTGACTGAGCACGCTCGCAGTAGCGGGCTTATGGACCATATTCCAGGAACGTTCGCGGTCCGCCCGGAGCACACGCCCCGCCGCCCGAGCGCCGCTGAGGACGATCTTGGACGGGCCATCCCAGAGGAGTGGACCGCCTACCTCGACGGGCAACTGCATCTACTCGGCACAACCTCCTCTTTCACGCCCAAGGGGTGGGATCTCGACGATGTCCGACAGATGTACAAGGTGTTCTACCAAGTGCTGCGCGATACCGGCCGACGACCAAGCGAGATCGCCAGGCTCAGTGACAACCCAATTGAGTACATCCGCGACCAGCCCTCTCTGATCTACGACAACACCAAAGCTGGCCGGCACAAGCGCCGTCTGCCCATCGACACCTCGACGGCCGACGTAATCGAGGCATGGCGCCAACGTCTGTGGACGCTCTATTTGCCGACAGCATGCGTCGGCTACCTATTTCCCGCCCTGGGAGGCCGGAACAAGGAACGGCGCGAACACATGAACTCCAGCCAGTTCCGCAAGATCTTCAACGCCTGGGCTGAGATCATCCCCCCTCCTCAGGGGTTCTCGGAACCCGCAGCGTCATTCCGGGCAGAGGACCTTGAACTATATGGCTTCCGGCACGCATACGCGCAACGGCACGCAGACAACGGCACTCCAGTCGACGTTCTCCGGGATCTGATGGATCATCGGGAAGTCAGCACCACGATGGGCTACTACCAGGTCACGCTTACCCGGAAGCAGAAAGCGGTGGCGCTGGTCTCGAAAATGGCCGTCGACCGAACAGGTACGGCCGCGCCGTTTGCTGGCGAGCTATCCTATGAGCGGGCAAGCGTGGCAACGGCGTACGGCAACTGCACCGAGCCGAGCAACGTCAAAGCGGGAGGTCAGAGCTGCCCCATCCGGTTCCAGTGTAGTGGCTGCAGCTTCTACCGATCAGACCCCTCCTACCTTGCAGCGATCGAACAACAAGTAGCGCAGCTACGCGCGGACCGAGCTATCGCCCTAACTGTCGACGCGGCCGGCTGGGTGACCGACAACCTCGACGCTCAGATCAAGTCCTACGAGCAAATCGCCGACACGATGCGTAAGCAACTCGCAGCGCTCCCCGAGTCGGAGAAGACAGCCATCGAATCAGCCTGCACAGATCTCCGAAAGGCCCGCCAAGCAGCAATCATCCCCATAGGAAGCCTGCGACGGAGGCTCGATGAAGACATCGTCTGA
- a CDS encoding tyrosine-type recombinase/integrase, which produces MDDEQFDPHPEAMRFAVSMEGAEKSPNTIRTYMLAVAAFLTWAAADGVRWQSVNVLDLVRFKRHLQVVPSARTGRPRAPRTVSVMLTAVTEFLRFCAANGHIDAAIADRLVEKRWIQQSRALGRGEGGQFHRTRINALRVKVAERPPEVFSDEQVLAMREYAKTARDRFLLRVLHEGGPRIGETLGLLSEDIHLLPNSRALGCAVSGPHFHVRRRTDNRNYAIAKSKTPRHVPVADSFVSDYRDYQHERFTLLGDRQGRFLFVNYRGAEAGGPMTYSNAYQIVSGLGRKCGFRATPHMFRHSAATEWIAAGSEIDVVQNLLGHATSESTSIYIHASDARTRAAVAAVHAARQQGAR; this is translated from the coding sequence GTGGACGACGAGCAGTTCGATCCGCATCCGGAGGCGATGCGATTTGCTGTCTCGATGGAGGGGGCTGAGAAGTCGCCGAACACGATCCGTACCTACATGTTGGCGGTCGCAGCGTTCCTGACGTGGGCGGCGGCCGATGGGGTGCGATGGCAGAGTGTCAACGTGCTTGATCTGGTTCGGTTTAAGCGGCACCTTCAGGTCGTTCCGAGCGCGAGGACAGGGAGGCCGCGGGCTCCCCGAACAGTGAGTGTGATGTTGACGGCGGTCACAGAGTTCCTCCGCTTTTGCGCAGCAAACGGTCACATCGACGCCGCTATCGCTGACCGACTCGTCGAGAAACGCTGGATCCAGCAGAGTCGCGCCCTGGGGCGCGGAGAGGGAGGGCAGTTCCACCGGACGCGGATTAACGCGCTGCGGGTCAAGGTCGCTGAGCGACCGCCGGAAGTTTTCAGCGACGAGCAGGTGCTGGCGATGCGTGAGTACGCGAAGACTGCCCGGGATCGGTTCTTGCTGCGTGTTCTGCACGAAGGTGGCCCTCGCATCGGTGAAACCCTAGGACTCCTCAGTGAGGACATTCACCTCTTGCCCAACTCTCGTGCGCTCGGATGTGCCGTGTCTGGACCGCACTTCCACGTCAGACGGCGAACCGATAATCGGAACTACGCGATCGCGAAGTCGAAGACCCCTCGCCACGTGCCGGTCGCGGACAGCTTCGTCAGCGACTACCGCGACTACCAGCATGAACGGTTTACCTTGTTGGGAGATCGACAGGGCAGGTTTCTGTTCGTCAACTATCGAGGAGCTGAGGCAGGCGGGCCGATGACGTACTCGAACGCCTACCAGATAGTCAGTGGGCTTGGACGCAAATGTGGGTTCAGGGCGACGCCACACATGTTTCGGCACTCGGCGGCAACGGAGTGGATCGCTGCTGGCAGTGAGATCGACGTTGTTCAGAACCTTCTCGGACATGCGACCTCGGAGTCGACCAGTATCTATATTCACGCCAGCGATGCACGGACCCGTGCGGCGGTCGCGGCCGTCCATGCGGCGCGCCAGCAGGGGGCGCGATGA
- a CDS encoding TIGR03084 family metal-binding protein, with the protein MPTSAPVFDALESTSAAVAAIADSLTDWSVPTPAEGWTVAHQVAHLAWTDEVSLVAATDPDGFTAILQDAMADPMGFVDAGAAELAADPDLRARWDRARAALAIALREADPGTQLPWFGPPMRPATMANARLMETWAHGLDIADAAGVELDAPEALPHVAKIAYKTRDFAYTINGQTPPAEPFDVFLVAADGSEVSFGPGDAAQRVTGSLEDFCRLATQRVNVADTDLVATGADAAHWLTIAQCFAGAPGTGRAPQEGTA; encoded by the coding sequence GTGCCCACTTCAGCCCCCGTGTTCGATGCGCTCGAGTCCACCTCGGCCGCGGTCGCCGCGATCGCCGACTCCCTCACCGACTGGTCGGTCCCCACCCCCGCCGAGGGCTGGACCGTCGCCCACCAGGTAGCCCACCTCGCCTGGACCGACGAGGTCTCCCTCGTCGCCGCCACCGACCCCGACGGCTTCACCGCGATCCTGCAGGACGCGATGGCCGACCCGATGGGCTTCGTCGACGCCGGGGCGGCCGAGCTCGCAGCCGACCCCGACCTCCGCGCGCGCTGGGACCGCGCTCGCGCCGCGCTCGCGATCGCCCTGCGCGAGGCCGACCCCGGCACCCAGCTGCCCTGGTTCGGCCCGCCCATGCGGCCGGCCACCATGGCGAACGCCCGGCTCATGGAGACCTGGGCGCACGGCCTCGACATCGCCGACGCGGCGGGCGTCGAGCTGGACGCCCCCGAGGCGCTGCCCCACGTCGCCAAGATCGCCTACAAGACCCGCGACTTCGCCTACACGATCAACGGCCAGACGCCGCCCGCCGAGCCCTTCGACGTCTTCCTGGTCGCCGCCGACGGCTCCGAGGTCAGCTTCGGCCCCGGCGACGCCGCACAGCGCGTGACGGGCTCGCTCGAGGACTTCTGCCGCCTCGCGACCCAGCGCGTCAACGTGGCCGACACCGATCTCGTCGCCACCGGCGCCGACGCCGCTCACTGGCTGACCATCGCGCAGTGCTTCGCCGGCGCCCCCGGCACCGGCCGCGCCCCGCAGGAGGGAACAGCATGA
- a CDS encoding acyclic terpene utilization AtuA family protein — protein sequence MTRTISIANVSGFYGDRAAALGEMLAGPRVDYITGDYLAELTMLILGRDRLKDADLGYAKTFLRHLTPHLGLLAERGTKVVVNAGGLNPGGLAAAVEKAIENADESARHLTVGWVDGDDLIARSAELGVPNAVTANAYLGAFGIAECLTAGADIVITGRVTDASVILGPAIAEFGWQRTDFDALAGAVAAGHIIECGTQATGGNYAFFDRHPIERLLHPGFPIAEIADDGSFAITKQPGSGGVVEVGTVTAQLLYEVTGQRYANPDVTLRLDSMTLAQDGDDRVTVTGVRGEAPSATTKVATTTLGGFRNEIAFLLTGIDVERKAALLEAQLRAALDPAPSGLQFRLARTDHPDAPTEAAASATLTAVAWDTDPNRVGRAFSSAAVELALATYPGASPMAPPSSGGPYGVYQAVYVPNEDVPHRAHRPDGTVVEIAPPLVVQELPADPSQPGTAPSPATTATARVPLGTVFGARSGDKGGSANVGVWAESDEAYEWLRSNLTEQALRELLPEAAELPVRRYELPNLKALNFVIEDLLGKGVAHGYRFDPQAKGVGEWLRGRYVDLPVGLLPAGHTTKEIA from the coding sequence ATGACCCGCACCATCAGCATCGCCAACGTCTCGGGCTTCTACGGCGACCGCGCGGCCGCCCTGGGCGAGATGCTCGCCGGCCCCCGCGTCGACTACATCACCGGCGACTACCTCGCCGAGCTCACCATGCTCATCCTCGGGCGCGACCGGCTCAAGGACGCCGACCTCGGCTACGCCAAGACCTTCCTGCGGCACCTCACGCCGCACCTGGGCCTCCTCGCCGAGCGCGGCACCAAGGTCGTCGTCAACGCCGGCGGCCTCAACCCGGGCGGCCTCGCCGCCGCCGTCGAGAAGGCCATCGAGAACGCAGACGAGTCCGCCCGTCATCTCACGGTCGGCTGGGTCGACGGTGACGATCTCATCGCCCGGTCCGCGGAGCTCGGCGTGCCGAACGCCGTGACCGCCAACGCCTACCTGGGCGCCTTCGGCATCGCCGAGTGCCTGACCGCGGGCGCCGACATCGTCATCACGGGCCGCGTCACCGACGCCTCCGTGATCCTCGGCCCCGCCATCGCCGAGTTCGGGTGGCAGCGCACCGACTTCGACGCGCTCGCCGGCGCCGTCGCGGCGGGCCACATCATCGAGTGCGGCACCCAGGCCACCGGCGGCAACTACGCCTTCTTCGACCGCCACCCGATCGAGCGACTGCTGCACCCCGGCTTCCCCATCGCCGAGATCGCCGACGACGGTTCCTTCGCCATCACCAAGCAGCCGGGCAGCGGCGGCGTGGTCGAGGTGGGCACCGTCACCGCGCAGTTGCTCTACGAGGTCACCGGTCAGCGGTACGCCAATCCCGATGTCACCCTGCGCCTGGACTCCATGACGCTGGCCCAGGACGGCGACGATCGCGTCACCGTCACGGGCGTGCGCGGCGAGGCGCCGTCCGCCACGACCAAGGTCGCCACCACCACGCTCGGCGGCTTCCGCAACGAGATCGCCTTCCTGCTCACCGGAATCGACGTCGAGCGCAAGGCGGCGCTGCTCGAGGCGCAGCTGCGCGCGGCGCTCGATCCGGCACCGTCGGGCCTGCAGTTCCGCCTCGCCCGCACGGATCACCCCGACGCCCCCACCGAGGCGGCCGCGTCGGCCACCCTGACAGCCGTGGCGTGGGACACCGATCCGAACCGGGTCGGCCGCGCCTTCAGTTCCGCGGCGGTCGAACTCGCGCTCGCGACCTACCCCGGCGCCTCGCCGATGGCGCCCCCGTCGAGCGGCGGGCCCTACGGCGTCTACCAGGCGGTGTACGTGCCCAACGAGGACGTGCCGCACCGGGCGCACCGTCCCGACGGGACCGTCGTGGAGATCGCGCCGCCGCTGGTGGTCCAGGAGCTCCCGGCCGACCCGTCGCAGCCGGGCACCGCGCCGTCGCCGGCCACCACCGCGACCGCCCGGGTGCCGCTCGGCACCGTCTTCGGCGCCCGCAGCGGCGACAAGGGCGGCAGCGCGAACGTGGGCGTGTGGGCGGAGTCCGACGAGGCCTACGAGTGGCTCCGCAGTAATCTGACCGAACAGGCTCTGCGCGAACTCCTTCCGGAGGCTGCGGAACTCCCCGTCCGCCGGTACGAGCTGCCCAACCTCAAGGCCCTCAACTTCGTCATCGAGGACCTGCTCGGCAAGGGCGTCGCGCACGGCTACCGGTTCGACCCGCAGGCCAAGGGGGTCGGCGAATGGCTCCGCGGCCGCTACGTCGACCTGCCCGTCGGCCTGCTGCCCGCCGGCCACACGACCAAGGAGATCGCATGA
- a CDS encoding acyl-CoA dehydrogenase family protein — protein MTDLWESEERLALRKTVTAFTEREILPHLDDWEAEGLLPRELHKKAGELGLLGVSFPESVGGGDGDPRDALIVCEAMHEAGGSGGLFASLFTCGISVPHIILAGTDEQKSRWVAPVLAGEKISSLAITEPNGGSDVGHLTTTARKDGDHYIVNGAKTFITSGVRADWVVTAVRTGGEGASGISLLVIEKGLDGFEVSAPLKKMGWHASDTAELSFTDVRVPAENLIGPEGSGFLLIGAAFVTERLALAVQAYSHAQRCLDLTLDWVRQRETFGKPLIKRQAVQNTVTEMRRRIEVARVYSRHVADQYSEALASGGPGAAAELVPQACFAKNTAVECGEWVANEAVQLFGGHGYMSEYEVSRHYRDVRILGIGGGTSQILTTLAANRLGYK, from the coding sequence ATGACCGACCTGTGGGAGTCCGAGGAGCGGCTCGCCCTGCGCAAGACCGTGACCGCGTTCACCGAGCGCGAGATCCTGCCGCACCTCGACGACTGGGAGGCCGAGGGCCTCCTGCCGCGCGAGCTCCACAAGAAGGCCGGCGAACTCGGCCTGCTCGGCGTCTCCTTCCCCGAGTCGGTGGGCGGCGGCGACGGCGACCCCCGCGACGCCCTCATCGTGTGCGAGGCGATGCACGAGGCCGGCGGCTCCGGCGGCCTGTTCGCCTCCCTGTTCACCTGCGGGATCTCGGTGCCGCACATCATCCTCGCGGGCACCGACGAGCAGAAGTCCCGGTGGGTCGCGCCCGTCCTCGCCGGCGAGAAGATCAGCTCCCTGGCCATCACCGAGCCGAACGGCGGCTCCGACGTGGGCCATCTGACGACGACCGCCCGCAAGGACGGAGACCACTACATCGTCAACGGCGCCAAGACCTTCATCACCTCGGGCGTGCGCGCCGACTGGGTGGTCACCGCCGTGCGTACCGGCGGCGAGGGCGCGAGCGGCATCAGCCTGCTGGTGATCGAGAAGGGCCTCGACGGTTTCGAGGTCAGCGCTCCGCTCAAGAAGATGGGCTGGCACGCCTCCGACACCGCGGAGCTCTCCTTCACCGACGTCCGCGTCCCCGCGGAGAACCTCATCGGCCCCGAGGGCAGTGGCTTCCTGCTGATCGGCGCCGCCTTCGTCACCGAGCGGCTGGCTCTCGCGGTGCAGGCCTACTCGCACGCGCAGCGCTGCCTCGACCTCACGCTCGACTGGGTCCGCCAGCGCGAGACCTTCGGCAAGCCGCTGATCAAGCGGCAGGCGGTGCAGAACACGGTGACCGAGATGCGGCGGCGCATCGAGGTGGCCCGCGTCTACAGCCGGCACGTCGCCGATCAGTACTCGGAGGCGCTCGCGTCCGGCGGCCCCGGTGCGGCCGCGGAGCTGGTACCGCAGGCATGCTTCGCCAAGAACACCGCCGTCGAGTGCGGCGAGTGGGTCGCCAACGAGGCGGTGCAGCTCTTCGGCGGCCACGGCTACATGTCCGAGTACGAGGTCTCGCGGCACTACCGCGACGTCCGCATCCTCGGCATCGGCGGCGGCACGTCCCAGATCCTCACCACCCTCGCGGCGAACCGACTCGGCTACAAGTGA
- a CDS encoding acyl-CoA carboxylase subunit beta: MTVLRSTPAPDSGAYREAMLGKLADLTTEFDKALAGGGEKYVERHRGRGKLTARERIDSVLDPASPFLELMPLAAWGSDFQVGASLVGGIGVVEGVEVMVVANDPTVKGGTSNPWTLRKSLRLNDIAKENRLPVLSLVESGGADLPTQKEVFVPGGAMFRNLTQLSKAGIPTISVVYGNSTAGGAYIPGMSDHVVMIKERSKVFLAGPPLVKAATGEISDDETLGGAEMHSRTSGLGDYMANDELDAARIARSIVKRLNWHKQGAAPSSLVKPPRYDAEGLLDIVPDDLKIPFDPREIIAHIVDDSDYDEFKPLYGGSLTTGWANLHGYPIGILANARGVLFSEEAQKATQFIQLANRYDTPLLFIHNTTGYMVGAEYERGGMIKHGSMMINAVSNSEVPHLSLIAGASYGAGHYGMAGRAFNPRFLFSWPSARSAVMGAKQLADVVTEVAAASAASRGQAMDPAFVDGMRTAIETQIDKESLPAFMSGMLYDDGIIDPRDTRTVLGMALSAIHNGPVHGTDAFGVFRM; encoded by the coding sequence ATGACGGTGCTCCGCAGCACACCAGCGCCCGACTCCGGCGCGTATCGCGAGGCCATGCTCGGCAAGCTCGCCGACCTCACCACCGAGTTCGACAAGGCCCTCGCGGGCGGCGGCGAGAAGTACGTCGAGCGGCACCGCGGGCGGGGCAAGCTGACCGCCCGCGAGCGGATCGACAGTGTGCTCGATCCCGCCTCCCCGTTCTTGGAGCTGATGCCGCTCGCCGCCTGGGGCAGCGACTTCCAGGTCGGCGCGTCCCTCGTCGGCGGCATCGGCGTGGTCGAGGGCGTCGAGGTGATGGTGGTCGCCAACGATCCCACCGTCAAGGGCGGAACCTCCAACCCGTGGACGCTGCGCAAGTCGCTGCGCCTGAACGACATCGCCAAGGAGAACCGGCTCCCGGTGCTGTCCCTGGTCGAGTCCGGCGGCGCCGACCTCCCCACGCAGAAGGAGGTCTTCGTCCCCGGCGGCGCGATGTTCCGCAACCTCACGCAGCTGTCCAAGGCCGGCATCCCCACCATCTCCGTCGTCTACGGCAACTCCACCGCCGGCGGCGCGTACATCCCCGGCATGAGCGATCACGTGGTGATGATCAAGGAGCGCTCCAAGGTCTTCCTCGCGGGACCGCCCCTGGTGAAGGCCGCGACGGGCGAGATCTCCGACGACGAGACGCTCGGCGGCGCCGAGATGCACTCGCGCACCTCGGGTCTGGGCGACTACATGGCCAACGACGAGCTCGATGCGGCGCGCATCGCGCGCTCGATCGTCAAGCGGCTCAACTGGCACAAGCAGGGCGCGGCGCCGTCGAGCCTGGTCAAGCCCCCGCGCTACGACGCGGAGGGCCTGCTCGACATCGTGCCCGACGATCTGAAGATCCCGTTCGACCCGCGCGAGATCATCGCCCACATCGTGGACGACTCCGATTACGACGAGTTCAAGCCCCTCTACGGCGGTTCGCTGACCACCGGCTGGGCGAACCTGCACGGCTACCCCATCGGCATCCTCGCCAACGCCCGCGGCGTCCTGTTCTCCGAGGAGGCGCAGAAGGCCACGCAGTTCATCCAGCTCGCGAACCGCTACGACACGCCTCTGCTGTTCATCCACAACACCACCGGCTACATGGTGGGCGCCGAGTACGAGCGCGGCGGCATGATCAAGCACGGCTCGATGATGATCAACGCGGTCTCCAACTCGGAGGTGCCGCACCTCTCGCTCATCGCCGGTGCTTCGTACGGCGCCGGGCACTACGGCATGGCGGGTCGCGCCTTCAACCCGCGCTTCCTGTTCTCCTGGCCCAGCGCCCGCTCGGCCGTCATGGGGGCCAAGCAGCTCGCCGACGTGGTCACCGAGGTCGCCGCGGCCTCCGCCGCCTCGCGGGGGCAGGCCATGGACCCGGCGTTCGTCGACGGCATGCGCACCGCCATCGAGACCCAGATCGACAAGGAGTCGTTGCCCGCCTTCATGTCCGGGATGCTCTACGACGACGGCATCATCGATCCCCGCGACACCCGCACGGTCCTCGGCATGGCGCTCTCCGCCATCCACAACGGCCCCGTCCACGGCACCGACGCCTTCGGCGTCTTCCGGATGTGA